One Brachyspira pilosicoli P43/6/78 genomic window carries:
- a CDS encoding class I SAM-dependent methyltransferase yields MKLKVEKKTISIRDDNDNNREVLRDILINDENKEKSDLHKYFIENREEAVYKHLSYFDVYERYFSRFRGKDINLLEIGVGYGGSLKMWKNYFSINGAKVNIYGIDKKEKCKRFEDDNIKIYIGSQNDRDFLREVKKEIPKLDILIDDGSHIMEDQRITFEEMYGHIKDDGIYLCEDVYTSYWTNCNGGYKNPNSFIEYTKNLIDYLNAYSAIEGDSLEANDFTNSAYSISYYESLIVIEKRIRDSRYNSYCQQGSIGKMI; encoded by the coding sequence ATGAAACTTAAAGTTGAGAAAAAGACTATTAGTATAAGAGATGATAATGATAATAACAGAGAAGTTTTAAGAGATATTTTAATTAATGATGAAAATAAAGAAAAATCAGATTTACACAAATATTTTATAGAAAATAGAGAAGAGGCTGTTTATAAGCATTTATCTTACTTTGATGTTTATGAGAGATATTTTTCAAGGTTTAGAGGAAAAGATATTAATTTGCTTGAGATAGGGGTAGGATATGGCGGTTCATTAAAGATGTGGAAAAATTATTTCTCTATAAATGGTGCTAAGGTAAATATTTATGGCATTGATAAAAAAGAAAAATGCAAACGTTTTGAAGATGATAATATTAAAATATATATAGGCTCTCAAAATGACAGAGATTTTTTAAGAGAAGTAAAAAAAGAAATACCAAAATTGGACATACTTATTGATGATGGCAGTCATATAATGGAAGACCAGAGAATTACTTTTGAAGAGATGTATGGACATATTAAAGATGATGGTATTTATTTATGTGAAGATGTTTATACTTCTTATTGGACTAATTGTAATGGCGGATATAAAAATCCTAATTCGTTTATAGAATATACAAAAAACTTGATAGATTATTTGAATGCATATTCTGCTATAGAAGGGGACAGTTTAGAGGCGAATGATTTTACTAATAGTGCTTATTCTATTTCTTATTATGAGAGTTTAATTGTTATTGAAAAACGTATAAGAGATAGCAGGTATAATAGTTATTGTCAGCAGGGTTCTATAGGAAAGATGATATAA
- a CDS encoding co-chaperone GroES: protein MSSIKPLADRVLLQVLEQEEKTSSGILLPDTAKEKTQKAKVVEIGSSKDIQVKKGDIVIYDKYSGIQIKEDNKEYLIVKNEEIVAIIK, encoded by the coding sequence ATGTCATCTATTAAACCATTAGCAGATAGAGTTCTTTTACAAGTTTTAGAACAAGAAGAAAAAACTTCAAGCGGAATACTTCTTCCAGATACAGCTAAAGAAAAAACTCAAAAAGCAAAAGTAGTTGAAATAGGCTCTAGTAAAGATATACAAGTAAAAAAAGGTGATATAGTTATATACGATAAATATTCTGGAATACAAATAAAAGAAGATAATAAAGAATATTTAATAGTAAAAAATGAAGAAATTGTTGCTATCATTAAATAA